Proteins from one Kazachstania africana CBS 2517 chromosome 1, complete genome genomic window:
- the CSI2 gene encoding Csi2p (similar to Saccharomyces cerevisiae CSI2 (YOL007C); ancestral locus Anc_6.33) → MKLTRIHVSYFICLFLFKMVASTTTTAVTTGNLPQLTTDTSTSSTAATITSTNSTTTTNSTALPALVLSSAYTNSTSYGNITTTFLSSSTFSSINITTPISIPNTTNNPHIYHTNYVDGTVFIICGAAIGGTIGTLVLLWVILSIKAWSTARDEKVRDLESKYQNVSYFGNNSDVSYFDSSSDDDVSEKYLKDTRHSIYSSNLLNDTMDDRVSMFISPMERLANHHDGGVASVFPSSNEHLPTADDRISMFISPTEHLALNRRNSNSTLNLLDNPFYDSAVYLPTSNNDANGRKFRPPSCHLDDLLDNKE, encoded by the coding sequence ATGAAACTTACAAGAATACATGTTAGTTACTTCATATGCctatttcttttcaaaatggtTGCTTCAACCACTACTACGGCAGTGACTACTGGTAATTTACCTCAACTGACAACCGATACATCAACAAGTTCTACGGCAGCTACTATTACGTCGACCAATTCTACAACAACAACTAATTCTACAGCGCTACCAGCTCTGGTCTTGTCGAGTGCCTATACAAATTCCACATCTTATGGCAACATTACTACTACATTCTTATCCTCCTCGACATTTTCATCCATTAATATTACTACACCGATCTCCATCCCAAACACAACAAATAATCCACATATCTATCATACAAACTATGTCGATGGTACTGTTTTCATAATATGTGGCGCCGCAATTGGTGGTACAATCGGCACGTTAGTGCTCTTATGGGTTATACTATCAATTAAAGCATGGAGTACAGCTCGTGATGAGAAAGTTAGAGACCTTGAATCTAAGTATCAAAATGTATCATACTTCGGGAACAATTCAGACGTATCATACTTTGATTCGTCAAGTGATGACGATGTATCTGAAAAATACTTAAAGGACACGAGGCATAGTATCTACTCCTCCAACCTTTTGAATGACACCATGGATGATAGGGTCTCGATGTTTATTTCGCCCATGGAAAGGTTAGCAAACCACCATGATGGCGGTGTGGCCTCAGTCTTCCCGTCATCTAATGAACACTTGCCGACCGCGGACGACAGAATATCGATGTTTATTTCACCCACCGAGCATTTAGCTCTCAATAGACGTAATAGCAACAGCACATTAAACTTACTGGATAATCCATTCTATGATAGCGCAGTTTATTTACCAACTTCAAATAACGATGCTAATGGAAGAAAATTCAGGCCACCGAGCTGTCATTTAGACGATTTATTAGATAACAAGGAGTGA
- the COQ10 gene encoding ubiquinone-binding protein COQ10 (similar to Saccharomyces cerevisiae COQ10 (YOL008W); ancestral locus Anc_6.36) — protein sequence MSSPSLLYKRLLWTSPPSYAHSQAITHVHRYRLVRTIKDVKPLNAYKVISQIDRYKEYIPYCLDSFIGKRSPHNNMPTLAGLRVGFKQYDEVFNCEIECDKANEQKYIVEANSISYNIFQKLYSKWTIVQHPRVKESIQIELILLFKFNSALYNSVAGLFAKKVMNTVMDSFEKRILERKILGNSN from the coding sequence ATGAGTTCCCCTAGCCTTCTTTATAAAAGATTACTTTGGACATCTCCACCGTCTTATGCACATAGTCAAGCCATTACTCATGTACATAGGTATAGGTTAGTACGAACCATCAAGGATGTAAAACCGTTGAACGCATATAAGGTGATTTCTCAGATTGATAGATACAAGGAGTACATACCATATTGTCTTGATTcttttattggaaaaagaAGCCCTCATAATAATATGCCTACTCTAGCTGGACTAAGAGTGGGCTTTAAGCAGTACGATGAGGTATTCAACTGTGAAATAGAATGTGATAAGGCCAATGAGCAAAAATATATAGTAGAAGCCAATTCTATCTcatacaatatttttcaaaaattgtattcTAAATGGACAATTGTTCAACATCCAAGAGTAAAAGAGTCGATACAaattgaattgattttgttaTTCAAGTTCAATTCTGCTTTATATAATAGCGTTGCGGGGTTATTTGCAAAGAAAGTAATGAACACTGTGATGGAttcctttgaaaagagaataCTGGaacgaaaaattttggGGAATTCAAATTAA
- the MDM12 gene encoding ERMES complex subunit MDM12 (similar to Saccharomyces cerevisiae MDM12 (YOL009C); ancestral locus Anc_6.37) — MSLEINWRELIKDDQLNESLKVKLNQFFKKSLNLPNYLENFEILNLKLNSENSPSIIIKDITNPLPEFYEEDKSCENSNDIQLLLDCKYETDLYLEFETNLKLNYPVDKFMRLPIKFRVTFLALHILCLLCVFENGKKVTFSILCDIDDNETTEKPTHPISRNIVGSPFERLSIIKNLSIETEIGEGEEVEDSGNRGLNTNSNNDNAALRSVDKLEEWLLDKFKSFLRTEVGWPSWITFDLNENGSDIETDDTADDDDYIDIDSETSS, encoded by the coding sequence ATGTCTCTTGAGATAAATTGGCGGGAATTAATTAAAGATGATCAGTTGAATGAGAGTCTAAAGGTTAAATTGAaccaattcttcaaaaaatcattaaatcTGCCCAATTatctagaaaattttgaaatcttaaacttaaaattgaatagtGAAAACTCGCCttcaataataatcaaAGACATCACAAATCCATTACCAGAATTCTACGAGGAAGATAAGAGTTgtgaaaattcaaatgatatCCAACTTTTACTCGACTGTAAATACGAAACTGATCTATATCTCGAATTTGAAAccaatttaaaattaaattatccAGTGGATAAGTTTATGCGATTACCCATCAAATTTAGGGTCACTTTCCTGGCATTGCATATACTATGCTTATTATGTGTGTTTGAGAATGGTAAGAAAGTCACTTTCAGCATACTTTGTGATATTGACGATAATGAAACTACAGAGAAGCCTACTCATCCAATAAGTAGGAATATAGTGGGTTCCCCTTTTGAGAGGCTCAGTATAATCAAAAATCTCAGCATTGAAACAGAAATTGGAGAAGGGGAAGAAGTTGAGGATTCAGGTAATAGGGGACTCAACACTAACAGTAATAATGACAATGCAGCGTTAAGAAGTGTTGACAAACTGGAAGAGTGGCTCCTCGATAAATTTAAGAGTTTCTTGAGAACAGAAGTTGGATGGCCTAGTTGGATAACATTCGACCtcaatgaaaatggcaGTGACATCGAGACTGATGATACtgctgatgatgatgattatATAGACATTGATAGCGAGACGTCTTCTTAA
- the MVP1 gene encoding Mvp1p (similar to Saccharomyces cerevisiae MVP1 (YMR004W); ancestral locus Anc_6.38), with protein sequence MNIFVNDADPWADTSPSPNRQSKNSTNNTVNEETDTNGWAGSNNPHTDPNPNIGPANLSSTFNNLSLTANLSATTNLFGNSTDNILEESVWLDEGDKTGATLQKNDNNNGMIPNIPSDTADPSTTKTEYNTWIKNIRESYKPLSPDIITIEEIPEREGLLFKHINYNVSLLTKLPNVESPKDGAVIRRYSDFVWLQEILIKRYPFRMIPELPPKKIGTSSTNLDPIFLQKRLNGLTRFINLIMKHPVLQQDDLVLTFLTVPTDISQWRKQLKRNIGNTFSVGSSSNSSTSLDGNSLLDTTDEFTDKKISSYFIKSVWSPEISTNWNKFVNSIDDIILTWNKIAMVVQKHEISLKRQKINNNQILSSLLSDFVKTTTIMYPESQNSETIPLINDNLKMINTSLSEINKINESHIEKADTDIIPRFKVFIDILVSLRNLFERYKIMATNNIPQLRRHIQLNFEKLKSMKGKPDISGAEYDKLKYMIEKDKRHLVQQLNKSWLIRECIFFEFTIFQESQYLISVAFKNWVTSTSHFIDFNMNEWEKLNNMISDIPTSC encoded by the coding sequence atgaatatatttgtTAACGACGCTGATCCCTGGGCAGATACTTCTCCAAGCCCTAATAGGCAAAGCAAGAACAGCACAAACAACACCGTCAATGAAGAGACTGATACCAATGGATGGGCTGGTAGCAATAACCCACATACAGATCCAAATCCTAATATTGGACCAGCAAATCTGAGCAGTACGTTTAATAATCTTTCCCTTACGGCAAATTTATCTGCTACtacaaatttatttggAAACAGTACAGACAATATTCTAGAGGAAAGTGTCTGGTTAGATGAAGGGGATAAAACGGGTGCAACTTTACAAAAGAATGATAATAACAATGGCATGATTCCAAACATACCTTCAGATACCGCTGATCCAAGTACAACTAAGACTGAATACAATACTTGGATTAAGAATATAAGAGAGTCATATAAGCCCCTAAGCCCCGACATTATAactattgaagaaatccCTGAAAGGGAAGGTCTTCTGTTCAAGCATATTAACTACAATGTCAGTTTACTTACAAAATTACCAAATGTTGAATCTCCAAAGGATGGTGCAGTTATTAGAAGATATTCAGATTTTGTATGGCTACAAGAAATCTTGATCAAGAGATATCCATTTAGGATGATTCCGGAGTTGCCACCAAAAAAGATAGGTACATCTTCAACAAATCTTGATCCTATTTTCTTACAGAAAAGACTTAATGGTTTAACCAGATTCATCAACTTAATTATGAAACATCCTGTTTTGCAGCAAGATGATTTGGTTTTAACTTTTCTAACCGTACCAACAGACATTTCTCAATGGAGGAAACAATTGAAGAGGAATATTGGTAACACTTTTAGTGTTGGTAGCTCTTCAAATAGCAGCACTAGTTTAGATGGAAATTCTTTGTTAGACACTACTGATGAATTTACggacaaaaaaatatcttcgTACTTTATTAAGAGCGTTTGGAGTCCTGAAATTTCAACTAACTGGAATAAGTTTGTCAATTCGATTGACGATATTATATTAACATGGAATAAAATAGCAATGGTGGTACAAAAGCATGAAATTAGCCTTAAAAGAcagaaaattaataataatcaaatattatcttcattgCTCTCGGATTTTGTGAAAACAACTACTATTATGTATCCAGAGTCACAAAATTCCGAAACCATACCTTTaataaatgataatttgaaaatgataaatacctcattatcagaaattaataaaattaacgAAAGTCACATTGAAAAGGCAGATACTGATATAATTCCGAGATTCAAGGTTTTTATAGATATATTAGTATcattaagaaatttatttgaaaggTATAAGATAATGGCTACTAACAATATTCCACAGTTAAGAAGGCATATCCAACTAAACTTCGAAAAGCTGAAATCTATGAAGGGTAAGCCGGATATATCTGGCGCAGAATATGATAAACTGAAATATATGATTGAAAAGGACAAGAGACACTTAGTCCAGCAATTGAACAAATCTTGGTTAATCAGAGaatgtatattttttgagttCACAATTTTCCAAGAGTctcaatatttgatttcagtTGCATTTAAGAATTGGGTTACTTCAACTTCACATTTTATTGACTTTAATATGAACGAATGGGAAAAACTTAATAATATGATAAGTGATATACCAACATCTTGCTAA
- the RCL1 gene encoding rRNA-processing endoribonuclease (similar to Saccharomyces cerevisiae RCL1 (YOL010W); ancestral locus Anc_6.39) has product MSSARPLITFQGSQNFRIRIVLATLSGKSIKIEKIRSNDLNPGLRDHEISFLRLIESVTNGSHIEISYTGTTVIYKPGIIVGGSHTHNCPPSRAVGYFIEPMLYLAPFSKKKFSIIFRGITASHNDAGVEAIKWGLLPVLEKFGVRECALHTLKRGSPPLGGGEVHLIVDSLIAQPLTMHELERPPIKSIRGVAYSTRVSPSLVNRMIDGSRNVLKDINCEVNITADVWRGENSGKSPGWGITLVGETKKGWCFFSELIGDAGDIPENIGMQVAYHFIEEISKSAAVGRNQLPLAIVYMVIGKEDIGRLRITKEQIDENFIHLLRDVKKIFGIEVFLKPVDDLDNNEDFIVTIKGVGFHNSNKKIA; this is encoded by the coding sequence ATGTCTTCTGCTAGGCCTTTAATAACGTTTCAAGGGTCACAAAACTTCCGTATACGAATTGTATTGGCAACTCTGTCAGGAAAATCCATTAAAATCGAAAAAATAAGATCGAATGATTTGAATCCAGGTTTAAGAGACCATGAAATCTCATTTTTGAGATTAATTGAATCCGTAACAAATGGTTCCCATATCGAAATCTCATACACCGGTACTACCGTCATCTATAAACCTGGTATCATAGTGGGCGGCTCACACACTCATAACTGTCCACCAAGCAGAGCAGTAGGTTATTTCATTGAACCAATGTTGTATTTAGCACCATTttcgaaaaagaaattctcTATCATCTTCCGTGGTATCACAGCTTCACATAATGATGCAGGCGTGGAAGCTATCAAATGGGGTCTCTTACCTgtattagaaaaatttggtGTAAGAGAATGTGCATTACATACTCTGAAAAGAGGTTCTCCCCCACTAGGAGGTGGTGAAGTACATTTGATCGTTGATTCTTTAATTGCTCAACCACTCACAATGCATGAATTAGAAAGGCCTCCTATAAAGTCAATCAGAGGTGTTGCATATTCTACCAGAGTAAGTCCGTCATTAGTAAATAGAATGATCGATGGTTCCAGAAATGTGTTAAAAGATATAAATTGCGAAGTCAATATCACTGCCGATGTTTGGAGGGGAGAAAATTCAGGTAAAAGTCCCGGCTGGGGTATCACACTAGTCGGAGAGACCAAGAAAGGTTGGTGTTTCTTTTCAGAACTAATAGGTGATGCAGGTGATATTCCTGAAAATATTGGGATGCAAGTAGCATACCATTTTATCGAAGAAATTTCCAAAAGTGCTGCTGTTGGTAGAAATCAATTACCTCTGGCTATCGTCTATATGGTCATAGGGAAAGAAGATATTGGAAGATTGAGAATAACAAAAGAACAGAtcgatgaaaattttatacaTTTATTGAGGGAtgtgaagaaaatatttggtaTTGAAGTATTTTTGAAGCCGGTCGATGATTTAGACAACAATGAGGACTTCATTGTCACAATAAAAGGTGTCGGTTTCCATAATTCTAATAAGAAGATTGCATAG
- the PLB3 gene encoding lysophospholipase (similar to Saccharomyces cerevisiae PLB1 (YMR008C) and PLB3 (YOL011W); ancestral locus Anc_6.42): protein MIIPSTHLFHLLIIIPLITFQVILASDTKDSSHHYAPQQVACPANSHFTREASGLSTNEINWLSTRDQVTTPALYDFLNRTTSNFKNNSIFNEIFKHENNLPRIAIAISGGGYRSMLTGAGVLSAMDIRTDNASTIGLGGLLQSTTYISGASGGNWLVGSLSWNNWTAIQDILNNMHKDNSIWDLDDSIVSPGGFNIFKSAKRWDHISNAVEAKQDAGFDTSLTDVWGRALSYAFFPSLERGGIGSTFSSLRNSPVFQDGQMPFPISVADGRYPGSRVVNLNTTVFEFNPFEMGSWDGSLNAFTDIKYLGTDVFNGKPSNDSECVIGYDNTAFILGTSSTLFNQFLLRINSTRMPNFIRKLATHFLKDLSQDFNDIAVYSPNPFKGTDYIVKNYTKSIVKSDSLFLVDGGEDDQNIPLIPLIQRERDVDVIFAVDNSADMMAQWPDGSSLIHTFERQFVKQGEDIAFPWVPDTNTFVNLGLNKRPTFFGCDASNLTDLSYIPPLVVYLPNSQYSFKSNQSAFKLSYSERERRKMIQNGFEVATRNNFTDDPDFMGCVGCAIMRRKQEFFNISLPIECEECFINYCWDGTLDTTELPDREKDWHNSFIYEHGKSNFTYLLNETLDNSQEIDEFDELNQHEEDPYLRNANSKKVKNDNDGLILPPVINLKIIMFLLCIITFLLGLV, encoded by the coding sequence ATGATAATACCGAGTACACATCTTTTCCACcttttaataataataccgCTAATAACATTCCAAGTCATCCTAGCATCAGATACTAAAGATTCATCGCATCATTACGCTCCACAACAAGTAGCATGTCCAGCAAATTCACATTTCACAAGAGAAGCATCTGGTCTCTCCactaatgaaattaattgGTTATCCACTAGAGATCAAGTAACAACACCTGCATTATACGATTTCTTAAATCGTACcacatcaaattttaaaaataattcaatttttaatgaaatttttaaacaCGAGAATAATTTACCAAGAATTGCTATTGCCATCAGTGGAGGTGGGTATAGGTCAATGCTCACCGGTGCTGGTGTATTATCTGCTATGGATATACGTACAGACAACGCGTCAACCATCGGATTGGGTGGCCTATTACAATCAACTACTTACATATCTGGTGCATCCGGTGGAAATTGGCTCGTGGGCTCTCTTTCATGGAATAATTGGACTGCAATACAAGATATTCTAAACAACATGCATAAAGATAATTCAATCTGGGATCTAGATGATTCCATAGTCTCTCCAGGTGGctttaatattttcaaatcagcAAAACGTTGGGATCATATTTCTAATGCTGTGGAAGCTAAACAAGACGCAGGTTTCGATACATCATTGACTGATGTTTGGGGTAGAGCTCTCTCCTATGCCTTTTTCCCATCTTTAGAAAGAGGTGGAATTGGCTCCACTTTCAGTTCTTTAAGAAATTCTCCAGTCTTCCAGGATGGTCAAATGCCCTTCCCAATTTCAGTAGCGGATGGTAGATATCCAGGCTCAAGAGTTGTCAATTTGAATACTAcagtttttgaattcaacCCCTTCGAAATGGGTTCATGGGACGGTTCCTTAAATGCTTTCACAGATATTAAATATCTCGGAACGGATGTATTTAATGGTAAGCCATCAAATGATAGTGAGTGTGTTATTGGCTACGATAATACTGCTTTCATTCTGGGTACATCATCAACCCTGTTCAATCAATTCTTATTAAGAATCAATTCAACAAGAATGCCAAATTTTATAAGGAAATTAGCAACACATTTCTTGAAGGACTTATCGCAAGATTTTAACGATATTGCCGTCTACAGTCCAAATCCTTTTAAAGGTACAGATTATATTGTCAAAAATTATACGAAAAGTATAGTAAAATCAGATTCTTTGTTCTTAGTCGATGGCGGTGAAGATGATCAAAATATACCTCTGATTCCATTAATACAAAGAGAACGTGATGTAGACGTAATATTTGCTGTGGATAATTCAGCAGATATGATGGCACAATGGCCTGACGGTTCCTCTTTAATTCATACTTTTGAAAGGCAATTTGTAAAACAAGGTGAAGATATCGCATTCCCATGGGTTCCTGACACTAACACGTTTGTTAACCTAGGTTTAAACAAGAGGCCAACTTTCTTTGGCTGTGACGCTTCAAACTTGACCGATTTGTCATATATCCCACCATTGGTTGTATATTTACCAAACTCACAatattcattcaaaagTAATCAAAGTGCTTTCAAGTTGTCATACTCTGAACGTGAAAGACGTaaaatgattcaaaatggATTTGAAGTTGCCAcaagaaataatttcacCGATGATCCTGATTTCATGGGTTGCGTTGGCTGTGCTATAATGAGACGTAAACaggaattcttcaatatatCATTGCCAATCGAATGTGAAGAATGCTTCATAAATTATTGTTGGGATGGTACTTTGGATACAACAGAACTTCCAGACCGTGAAAAGGATTGGCATAACAGCTTTATCTATGAACATGGGAAGTCAAACTTCACGTACCTCTTGAATGAAACATTAGATAATTCACAAGAGATcgatgaatttgatgaattgaatcAACATGAAGAGGATCCGTACTTGAGAAACGCAAATTCCAAGAAAgttaaaaatgataatgacgGTCTCATATTACCTCCCGTTATCAATCTTAAGATAATTATGTTTCTTCTGTGTATAATTACATTCTTATTAGGACTAGTATAA